The window TTTATTTATTACTCCTCTGCTGTGGAGTTAGCTTTGTGGCTTGTAAGGAGGATGCGTCAGATGACAGGGAGATTCAGGTAGGAACCGATGATCTCAAGGAGGTAACATTGAATAAGCTTACGACCCGTATGATTCTGCTGCAAGGCGGAAACGGTAAGTATATGGCCAATGTGGCCGACTCAAAGGTGGCTGGTGTCTCTATCAGTAAAGACACCTTGCGTATCAATGGTATTCTCGAAGGTAACACCTATGCTACGATTATCTCTGGTGACTACAAAAAGGTGGTAAACATCAATGTCGTTGTACCAGAACTCAGTATCAGTCAGTCTGAAATCAGACTTTATCCTCGTGACGAAAGTAAGTTTATCAGTCTGAATGGTGGTGGTGATGTTGTCGACTTAAAGATAGATGACCCTGATAAGATTATAGATGCGAAATGGAATGCGAAGACAAATATCCTTGAAGTGCAAGCCCACTATGAAGGTGAAGCAAAGATAAGGATTATCTCGCAGGATAAGCGCGAGAAGACTCTTAAAGTTGTGGTTCGTTGCGAAGGAACAGCCAACCGTGTAGGTATCTACGGTACTACTTCTCACAGTCTTTATGAGCAGATGAACACGGTGATGGCAGTGCGCCGTCCCGGTGTCGGTGTCTGGCTCTGTAACGGTGCACGTCCTTACACCTCGCGCAGGGTATTGAAGATCACACCTGCCGTGGTCAATCCTGTTGTCGGTACGCAGGTAGATGTTTCTCTCTCTATGCTCTATCCAAACGAGTTTGCTTCCACAAAGATTAAGGAAGGTAAATATAAACTTTATGTTGAGGAAGTAAGAGAGAAGGATGTCGTTCTGCGTGGCAGAGGATTTAAGTTTGTGATTCCTTACGAAAAGAAATAAGAAGTTTTCAGGTAAAAAAATAAGACCCGTCAGGACTTGTTCGGGCTAACCGCTTGTCAGGCGGGTCATATATAAAATCAAAAGTAAATTATCAATCAATTATTTAAAAAAAACAATTATGCAATTATTTACATTCAGGAAAAATGTGCTTATCATAGCACTGACATTAATCTGCTCAGCTTCATTCGCACAGAAGACGGTGACATTAACCAAGGCAGGTGAGCTTTCTAAGCACATCACTACAGCAGAGAAGAATAGTCTGACTTCGCTGACAGTTTCTGGTCCTATCAATGGTACTGACGTGCTGTTTCTCAGAGAGATGGCAGGTCGTGATGTTGATGGAATGTCAACAGATGGTCAGCTTGCAACACTCGACTTGTCAGATGCGAACATTGTTGCGGGTGGTGCTAACTATTATAAGGTAAAAAGAGGGTTGTCTACAAAGTATTATAATAATGCAGAAGATAACGTGGTAGGTTTTTATATGTTCTATAACTGCACAAAACTTACCAGTGTAAAGTTGCCTAAGACAGCTAAGAAAATTGAACTGTATGCTTTTAGCAACTGCAAGGCTCTGAAGGAATGTACGCTTCCAGAGAATCTGGAAGAGGTTGGAAGCTATGCCTTCACCAGCACAGCACTGACAGAGGTTAATTTCCCTTCTACGCTCAATCACCTCAATGACAAGTCTTTTAACAAGTGTTCTAATCTAAAGACGATTCGTTTCACTTCTTCAAAAGTACCAGACTTCGACAACGAGCCTTTTGCAGACTGTCCAAACATTGAAAAGGTATTTGTACCAGAGTCACTGGTGGAAGACTATGAGGAGCAGTTGGACCTTCCAGAAGAGGTTACCTTTGTGGGTGAGGAGCCAACTACAACGGCTATTTCTTCTCTTTCATCATCAGCTGATGCCGTTGAGGTGGCACGCTACAACGCAGCAGGTCAGCGTATCAGCCGTCCTGTAAAGGGTCTGAATATCATCAAACTGTCTAATGGCAAGGTAATTAAGCATGTAGTACGTTAAGCTTTTATCTGCAGTAAAAGATAGGAGCTAAGGCTCTAAAATATTTATAGAATACAGTCATATCACGGTATCATCTACTGAGATATGACTGTTTTTATTATAAGACTACTTTTGAACTTTAACCCATTAGCTATATATAAAAGGATAAACTACAAGAAATAATGCAAAAAAGGCAAATAAAAAGATGTTTATCCATTAGCATGTCTTTCTGCTTTCTACAAACTGCTTATTCCCTTATTAATCGATATTTGTAAACTATTTTCACACAACTCAAAACCAATACATGCTCTTTTGGCTTCTAAAAGACGCCTAATAGGCTTGCAATAGATGCCCTTTTGGAGTGTTACTAACGCCCTTTTGAAGTCCAATTAAGCACCTTTTCTTGTACGACTTTATAACTAATTGATTTTCTGTTAGTTGTAAACTTGCTTTTTACACCAGTTTTTGTCTTTATTTATAGATATTATATTCGAAAATATGTAAGGATTTTTCAGGGCCTTATTTATGCTTTCGTAAGTGTTGAAATGAAAGGGCTGCGGTGTTGGAGGGTGAGGCATCTACGTATTTAACGCAAAACCAAATAAAAGATGTTAGGAAACAATACTATCGTAAGAATGTAAGTATTGTGGTCTAATGACCTATTGGGTTGAATGAAAAAGAGAGCAAAGAAAATGTATAAAAAGGAAAAGAGGATGCGTCTGTTTTGACACATCCTCTTTCTTTATACAGTAATATGCTTAACCATTAACTGGCACTAACTTTCCGTTGATATAGTTTAAAGTATAGGTCTTACTCTTGACTGTCTTCAATACAAACTTGTCATCTTTGTATCTTAACTCACAGCTGCCACCATCTTTTGAAAGAATAGTAACGGAAGATAAATTACCGTTCTTCCAGCGGATGTCTAACTCAAAGTTACCCTTGGCACAAAGGCCCTTCACTTCTCCATCTTTCCAAGCATCTGGCAATGCTGGCAGTAAATGGATAAAGCCCATGTGACTTTGTATCAGCATTTCGGTTACACCAGCTGTACCACCAAAGTTACCATCAATCTGGAAAGGTGGATGAGTGTCCCAAAGATTATCTAATGTACCATTCTTCAGCAAGTTTCCAAAGAGTTTATATGCTCGGTTTCCATCATGCAGGCGTGCCCACTGGTTAAGCTTCCATCCCATACTCCATCCCGTTGCACCGTCACCACGATGATTCAGAACCACCTTTGATGCCTCTGCCAATGCTGGCGTTGTGATAGGTGAAACAGTATGTCCAGGATGTAAGCCAAACAAGTGGTTCACATGGCGATGCTGATCGTTTGGATCGTCAATGTCCTTCGACCATTCCAACAACTGACCATAGCGTCCTACCTTGTAGGGTGCGATTTTTCTCAACACTTCTTCCCATTGCTTACGCTCCTTTTTATCTACATTCAAGACTTTCGAAGCATCTATAGCATTCATCAAGATTTCACGGATTACCGCATGTACGAAGGTCGTACCTTCATCTATCGGTCCATGCTCTGGCGAGGTTGAAGGTGCTGCTGTATAAGTACCATCTGGCTTCTTCCATAGATAATCAACGGCAAAAATAGCACTACTCTTGATGAGGTCATATCCCACCTCTTTCAAGAACTTCTTATCTCGTGTATAGTCGTAGTATTCCCACACATGAGTAGCAAGCCACGGACCAGCCATAGGATTGAAGTTCCATGACATATCTTCACTCTCCAATGGTGCAGTGAATCCGAAGATGTTTCCAGAGATAGAAGCTGTCCAACCTCTTGCACCGAAATAAGCTTTCGCTGTCTTCTCACCCGGTTTGACTAACGTACGGATGAAATCTATCAGCGGAAGCGTACATTCTGATAAGTTTGTAGAGCCTGCTGGCCAATAGTTCATCTGTATGTTGATATTGTTGTGATAGTCTACTCGCCATGGTCCGTCTACATTATTGTGCCAGATACCTTGCAGGTTGGCTGGTAGGTTGCCAGGTCGTGAGCTGGCAATCAGCAGATAGCGGCCAAACTGGTAGTATAGTTCCTCTAAGTAATAATCTTCCTTACCTTTGCGATAGTTTATCAAACGCTGTGGGGTTGGAATGTCTTGAGTTTTTTGTCCATCATTCAGTGTCAATGAAACGCGGTTGAACAAAGAGGCATAATCCTTGTAATGTGCTTGAAATAAAGCATCGTAACCTTCTGCCACAGCCTTATTCATCCATGCAGCAGTTGTCTCTGATGGATTCACACCGACGTATGCTCGAGGGTTCTTAAAGTCTGGAGCGAAGTTAACCTTATAATCTGTGTCCGCTGTAATCAAGAAAACAACTTCGTTAGCACCATTGATACTCAGCTTTCCATTGTCATTACTGATGGTACCACCTTGATTCAGAGCTTGGATGCGGACTACATACTCCATTTGGTTATTGTCAAGATGTGCCTTGAACACCAAACCATTGCTTCCATCTGCTTCCATCTTACCAGTCGATACTGGGTTTGATTCATAGCTAAAGACTAAGTTCTGCTTGCCCGGTTGGTCTGCCTTGAAACGTACAACCATGACATTATTCGGGTAGGAGATGAAATAGTTACGCTCATATCTCACT of the Prevotella melaninogenica genome contains:
- a CDS encoding glycosyl hydrolase family 95 catalytic domain-containing protein; the encoded protein is MKRLFHLAIMFSVALSANATDVKDGLTIWFDRPTTLANKAIWWGNTPEMWKGENKPISAGDTAQNPDAEWESQSLPLGNGSLGANIMGSIEAERITFNEKTLWRGGPNTSDGADAYWNVNKQSAHYLNEIRQAFIEGDEKKAALLTRKNFNSTVPYESWKENPFRFGNFTTMGEFYIETGLSSIGMSEYKRALSLDSALATVQFKKDGVRYERNYFISYPNNVMVVRFKADQPGKQNLVFSYESNPVSTGKMEADGSNGLVFKAHLDNNQMEYVVRIQALNQGGTISNDNGKLSINGANEVVFLITADTDYKVNFAPDFKNPRAYVGVNPSETTAAWMNKAVAEGYDALFQAHYKDYASLFNRVSLTLNDGQKTQDIPTPQRLINYRKGKEDYYLEELYYQFGRYLLIASSRPGNLPANLQGIWHNNVDGPWRVDYHNNINIQMNYWPAGSTNLSECTLPLIDFIRTLVKPGEKTAKAYFGARGWTASISGNIFGFTAPLESEDMSWNFNPMAGPWLATHVWEYYDYTRDKKFLKEVGYDLIKSSAIFAVDYLWKKPDGTYTAAPSTSPEHGPIDEGTTFVHAVIREILMNAIDASKVLNVDKKERKQWEEVLRKIAPYKVGRYGQLLEWSKDIDDPNDQHRHVNHLFGLHPGHTVSPITTPALAEASKVVLNHRGDGATGWSMGWKLNQWARLHDGNRAYKLFGNLLKNGTLDNLWDTHPPFQIDGNFGGTAGVTEMLIQSHMGFIHLLPALPDAWKDGEVKGLCAKGNFELDIRWKNGNLSSVTILSKDGGSCELRYKDDKFVLKTVKSKTYTLNYINGKLVPVNG
- a CDS encoding leucine-rich repeat domain-containing protein, with the translated sequence MQLFTFRKNVLIIALTLICSASFAQKTVTLTKAGELSKHITTAEKNSLTSLTVSGPINGTDVLFLREMAGRDVDGMSTDGQLATLDLSDANIVAGGANYYKVKRGLSTKYYNNAEDNVVGFYMFYNCTKLTSVKLPKTAKKIELYAFSNCKALKECTLPENLEEVGSYAFTSTALTEVNFPSTLNHLNDKSFNKCSNLKTIRFTSSKVPDFDNEPFADCPNIEKVFVPESLVEDYEEQLDLPEEVTFVGEEPTTTAISSLSSSADAVEVARYNAAGQRISRPVKGLNIIKLSNGKVIKHVVR